The genomic region GTCGTCCACGACAACCAGACCCTCGGGTACGGGCTGCTGGGCGACGTGGGCGCGCCCCTGGTGACCACGATCCACCACCCCATCACCGTGGACCGGCAGTTGGAGCTGGACGCGGCGGAGGGCTGGAAGCGGCGCCTCTCGGTGCGCCGCTGGTACGGCTTCACGCGCATGCAGAAGCGCGTCGCACGGCGGCTGCCGTCCGTCCTCACCGTCTCCGGCACGTCCCAGCAGGAGATCGTCGACCACCTCGGCGTCCGCCAGGACCGCATCCACGTCGTCCACATCGGCGCCGACACCGACCTGTTCTCCCCGGACCCCTCGGTGCCGGTCGTGCCGGGCCGGATCGTGACGACGTCCAGCGCCGACGTGCCGCTGAAGGGCCTGGTCCACCTCGTCGAGGCACTCGCCAAGGTGCGCACCGAGCACCCCGGCGCCCACCTCGTCGTCGTCGGCAAGCGCCCGGCCGAGGGGCCCGTCGCCCAGGCGATGGAACGCTACGGCCTCGACGGCGCCGTCGAGTTCGTCAAGGGCATCTCCGACGCGGAACTCGTCGACCTGGTGCGCTCGGCGCAGATCGCCTGTGTGCCGTCGCTCTACGAGGGCTTCTCGCTGCCGGCCGCCGAGGCCATGGCGACGGGGACGCCCCTGCTCGCCACGACCGGCGGGGCGATCCCCGAGGTCGCCGGCCGGGACGGGGAGACCTGCCTTGCGGTGCCGCCGGGCGACTCGGAGGCGCTGGCGGCGGGGCTGGTCCGGCTGCTGGGCGACGCGGAGTTGCGCGCACGGCTCGGTGCGGCCGGGCGGGAGCGGGTGCTGCGGCACTTCACCTGGGCCAGGGCGGCGCAGGGCACGGTGGCGCGGTACCGCGAGGCGATCGCCCGCGCCGGGGGTGACGCCGAGGGCCGCTCGGCAGCGGCCGGCGGCGGCCCTGCGCGCCGGGCATCCGGCGGTTCCGCGGTGGGCGGTGACCGCTCGGCGTCCCCGGCTTCAGCAGAGGCCGTGTCTCCGGCTGCCGGTGGCTCCGCGGCGGGCGTCGACGACTCCGCGCCCCTGGTCTCCGCGGCCACCACAGATGTAGAAGGCGTCAACTCCGAAAGCAGGGCCACGTGCTGACCGTCGACTTCTCCCGGTTCCCGCTCGCCCCGGGCGACCGTGTCCTGGATCTCGGCTGCGGTGCCGGCCGGCACGCGTTCGAGTGCTACCGGCGCGGCGCACAGGTCGTCGCGCTGGACCAGAACGCCGAGGAGATCCGCGAGGTCGCGAAGTGGTTCGCGGCGATGAAGGAAGCCGGAGAGGCCCCCGAGGGCGCCACCGCCACGGCCATGGAGGGCGACGCCCTCGCC from Streptomyces chartreusis NRRL 3882 harbors:
- a CDS encoding glycosyltransferase family 4 protein encodes the protein MTAEAREAGAPEDPAADGLRPLHIALLTYKGNPFCGGQGVYVRHLSRELARLGHRVEVIGAQPYPVLDEGYDGLSLTELPSLDLYRQPDPFRTPKRDEYRDWIDALEVATMWTGGFPEPLTFSLRARRHLRARRGEFDVVHDNQTLGYGLLGDVGAPLVTTIHHPITVDRQLELDAAEGWKRRLSVRRWYGFTRMQKRVARRLPSVLTVSGTSQQEIVDHLGVRQDRIHVVHIGADTDLFSPDPSVPVVPGRIVTTSSADVPLKGLVHLVEALAKVRTEHPGAHLVVVGKRPAEGPVAQAMERYGLDGAVEFVKGISDAELVDLVRSAQIACVPSLYEGFSLPAAEAMATGTPLLATTGGAIPEVAGRDGETCLAVPPGDSEALAAGLVRLLGDAELRARLGAAGRERVLRHFTWARAAQGTVARYREAIARAGGDAEGRSAAAGGGPARRASGGSAVGGDRSASPASAEAVSPAAGGSAAGVDDSAPLVSAATTDVEGVNSESRATC